The genomic window TGTGGGCGTGCGTATCGATGAAGCCCGGCAGTACGTACATGCCCGAGACGTCCAACTCCTTGGTCGCACCCTTCGGACGGCGGTCCGGATCGATGGGCACCCCCGGATAGCCCACGCGCACGATCTCTCTAATGCGGTTGCGCTCGATGACGATGTCCACAGGCCCGATGGGCGGCGCCCCCGTGCCGTCTATGAGCATGGCCCCGCGCAGGATGAGCCGATCAAACGGGCCCTCCCCTTCGCCTGGACGCCTGTCGGGGGCCGGGGCAATGGAGCGCATCTGCCCCAACGCAGAAGATGCGCAGAACAACACAAGCAACAATGTGCGTCCCATAGTGTTCTACCTCCTCACTCGAGCAAAGCCAACATAGAACCCGAGCGCGTTAAGCGCAACGCTCACCTCTTCTGCCGAGGCCAGCGAGAGGGGGTCGGAGCGTTTATCCTACCACATTTCGTGGCCCGCCGGCCAGGAAGGCCTTCAGGTTCTCCAGGGTCGTGTCCAGGATGCGCTGCACAGCCTCTTGGCTATTGAAGGCGATATGGGGGGTGAAGACCACGTTGTCGCGTTTAAGCAGTAGGTGGGCCTGCACGACCTGACGAAACGTCTGCTCGGCGACGGGCATCTTGAGCAGGGCGCTTTCCTCTTTTATGTATTCCTCGCCTTCGATTACATCCAGTCCGGCGCCGGCTAGAATCCCCTCGTTAAGCGCCCACAGAAGCGCCTCCGTATCGACCACGCTGCCCCGGGCCGTGTTGATGAGCAGCGCCCCGCGCTTCATTTTGCTCAGCGTCTCCCGGTTGATAAGGTGATGCGTGTCGGGCTGCGCGGGCACATGTAGCGAGACGATGTCCGATTCCCTAAGCAGCGTATCCAAGTCCGTGTACGCAAAGCCCAACACCTCCGCTAGCAGCGGATAGGGGCGGACGTCATAGGCCAGCACGCGCATGCCAAAGCCGCGGGCGATCCGGATCACGTGCAGCCCGATGTGGCCAGCACCTATGACGCCGAGCGTCTTGCCGTAGAGGTCGAATCCGCGCAGCTCCGGAATCCGGTACTCACCGCGCAGCCCCTGAAAATAGGCGGCATGCAGCTTGCGCGATAGCGACAGGATCAAGGCAAAAGTGTGTTCCGCAACCGTGTTCTCCCCGTAATGGGGCACGTTGCAGACCGTAATGCCGCGCTCTTGGCATGTGGCCAGGTCGATGTGATCGTAGCCCGTCGACATGGTGAGCACAAGCCGCAGGTTCGGCAGGGCTTCCAGCAGAGCGCGGTCGAGCTTGGTCCAAATGAAGACGGCGATCGCCTCGCTGTCGGCGTACTGGGCGACGGTGGCGGAACTGAGGGGCTCTGCGCAGAAGCAGACTGTAACCGCTTCGGCGATGCCCAGGCGCTGTAGCCCATTTCGGAGGTAGTCGGGTTGCCAGGGCTCTAGCTCGAAAAATGCTACCCGCATACATCCTCCCGCAAAAGGCAGGGCAAGATAGGACAAGCTTCCGCAAGCCACAACACTCGCCTTGCCGCCTCAAAGCAAGGCGAGCAAAAAACAGGCGGACTCACGAGCCCGCCTGCGCATAAGGCCGCTCAAAAAGCCCTAGCCGGTCGGCTGCGGAGCCGACGCAAAAGCCAGGAGCGGAAGGCCTCTATGTCCTTGTGCCCCCGGATTAAGGCGGAAAGCATTCTGGAGGAGGCGTTTTCGGAAGCGGCCAGTTCAAAGCCGTTTGCCTCCAAAAAGCGCACCAGGGCCATCCAAGCCGTTGCGGCGTTGCCTTGTCGGAAGGGCCTGTACTCCAGTAATCCCCGCACCAGGACCGCCCCGCAGCGGGCTACTTGCATCGCTCGGCTTTGGCGGGGACTTGTCTCTGCCTCCCGGTAAAGCAGCACCAGAGCGAGCTCAAGGGCCGCAAGCTCCCGCACCTCCTCTTCCCAGCCCAGACGCTCAGAGAGCGCCTCGTGGAGCCAGAGCAGCTCTCCCACCGTGGGAAGTTCAATCGGGCGGGCTACGGCCAAGCCCCGATTCGGTCCAATAGAGCGCGGTAGCGGCGTATGTGCGCCTCCAGGCGGCGCATCTCGGCCTCTTCGCGTCGCCGTTCAGCGGAAAGCAAGCGCTCCACAGCTACAAGGAGCAGGTAATCCGGCGACACCCCGTAACGGCGGGCGATAGCCTCCAGTCGGAGGCGCACCTCAGGTGGAAGATGTCGTTCCGGCATGTCGGTGAGGACCGCGCTAGCGGCCCACCTCCAGGCCCAGACGCCAGAGCGTACGCTCCGGGATTCGGTTTCCCTCTAGGATATGCCGCCTTTCCCAGCGAAACCAGAGCACAAAGGCGCGCCACGGTTCCCAGCGCAAGGCCAAGCTGAGCTCTAGCCAGCGATGAAGATCGCTTAAGACAAGAAAGCGTTTTTTGCCCTCCGACAATGAACCGGATCCCTCTAGTAGGTCTCCTCCCACATTGCGGATAAGCCGACCTTGAGCGTCTAGGACGTTTAGACCCTTGCGCACATGGCTGATGCTAAACTCCAGGTGGCCGCGCCCGGGCAGCCACCGAGTGAGCGTTGCGCGCCATGAGTCGGCATTCGGCCCCGCGGGATGTCCGATCCCCCACTGGCGCTCGCGGTATGCGTTATAAGGCGTGGGATGAGAATACACAAAAGGGTCGACGTACGTGTACGAACATCCGGCCTCCCACCCCGCCGGGCCATACCAGCGAAAGCCAACCTGAAAGGCGTGCTTGTTGTCGAGCGTGTCGGTGAAAAGCCCGCTGAAAGTG from Bacteroidota bacterium includes these protein-coding regions:
- a CDS encoding hydroxyacid dehydrogenase, producing MRVAFFELEPWQPDYLRNGLQRLGIAEAVTVCFCAEPLSSATVAQYADSEAIAVFIWTKLDRALLEALPNLRLVLTMSTGYDHIDLATCQERGITVCNVPHYGENTVAEHTFALILSLSRKLHAAYFQGLRGEYRIPELRGFDLYGKTLGVIGAGHIGLHVIRIARGFGMRVLAYDVRPYPLLAEVLGFAYTDLDTLLRESDIVSLHVPAQPDTHHLINRETLSKMKRGALLINTARGSVVDTEALLWALNEGILAGAGLDVIEGEEYIKEESALLKMPVAEQTFRQVVQAHLLLKRDNVVFTPHIAFNSQEAVQRILDTTLENLKAFLAGGPRNVVG